The sequence CTCCCCCTCTACTCTCCGCATGGCCTTTCTTACAGGGGAGCCTCCACCTCGCCCTCCTCAGCCTGCCATCTTCACTCAGAGTAAGTGGGGCTGCTCTCGGTGCCTTGGCCCCCGTCCCGCCCCCTCTCACTTCTCATTCCTCTCCTCCTGGAAGGTACAGAGCCCTGGCCAGCCGGCTGGCTGGGAGGGGAAGCGGGTGTGTGCTGTGAGCTTTTGCTGCTGACCTGGCCCGGCAtgcctgcctctccccccacccccaaacgtCTGGGCTTCTGGAACAAGTGTATGATCCTGGCGCCCACTTCGCCTCTGTCCACTGTTGCCTGGCCCTGCCTCACTTCCTGTGGGACCTGCAGAGGCTGTGTGGGCTCTCGTGCCAGTTGATCAGGAGCTCCGTCCTCTCTTAAGGATATAGCTCCCGTTGCTCTTGATGGTGGGAGACTGCCCACGGTCCCCTGCCTGCACTAACGGTGTGCCGTAATCGGGTAGGGATTACTAACTAGGGCTCAGGAGCAGGGGTGTTTGGGGTCTTGTGCTGACAGGGGGTGTCAGAGGCTGGCAGGTGTGCGGTGTTCCCTGCTCTAGCGGAGATGGAGGCAGGAGCTCACCAGACCCCCTAGAGGGCTGCCAGTATCCAGAGTAGGTTCTGCCCTCCTGTTTGAGAAGGGTCTGTGAGCATAGAGAACACTGGCAGCTGAGGGCTGACCTCCAGGGGAACTGGGAGTGGGGAGCTGGTGGGGGATACCTGGATGCCTTCCCCACACCCCACCTTTTCCTATCCCCCCACCTAACCCTGCCTCCCTGTTGGGGCCTCCCTTCCATCGCAGAACCAACCTACGACCCTGTGAGTGAAGACCAAGACCCCCTGTCAAGTGACTTGAAGAGGCTGAGCCTGCGGAAGCCAGGGCTGCCCCGTGGGCTGTGGCTAGCGAAGCCCTCAGCCCGGGTGCCGGGTACCAAGGCAGGCCGTGGCAGCGGTGAGATCACGCTCATTGACTTCAGCGAGGAGCCTGTAGCCCCGGCCCCTCGCCCCTGTGCACCCTCACTGGCGCAGCTGGCCATGGACGCCTGTTCCTTGCTGGATAAGACCCCGCCGCAGAGCCCCACGCGGGCACTGCCCCGGCCCCTGCATCCCACGCCTGTGGTGGACTGGGATGCACGCCCgctgcccccacctcccgcctATGATGACGTGGCCCAAGATGAGGATGACTTTGAGGTCTGCTCCATCAACAGCACCCTGGTGGGTGCAGAGGTCTCTGCTGGGTCCAGCCAGGGTGAGACCAATTATGCCTTCGTGCCTGAGCCGGcacagctcctccctcccctggagGACAATCTGTTCCTCCCACCCCAGGGTGGGGGCAAGCCACCCAACTCAGCCCAGACAGCAGAGATCTTCCAGGCACTGCAGCAGGAGTGCATGCGGCAACTACAGGTCCCTGCCAGCTCTCTTGTCCCCTTGCCCAGCCCTGGGGCTGATGACAAGCCCCAGGTGCCCCCTCGGGTACCCATCCCCCCAAGGCCCACACGCCCTCGTGGTGAGCTGTCTCCAGCCCCCTCAAGTGAGGAGGAGATGGGGCGGTGGCCTggacctgcctcccctccccgggTGCCTCCGCGGGAGCCCCTGTCCCCACAAGGCTCAAGGACCCCTAGTCCCCTGGTGCCACCTGGCAGCTCCCCGCTGCCACCCCGGCTCTCAAGCTCACCTGGGAAGACCATGCCCACCACCCAAAGCTTTGCCTCAGACCCCAAGTATGCCACACCCCAGGTGATCCAGGCACCTGGCCCCCGGGCCGGCCCCTGCATCTTACCCATTGTCCGAGATGGCAAGAAGGTCAGCAGCACCCACTACTACCTGCTACCTGAGCGCCCACCCTACCTGGAGCGCTACCAGCGCTTCTTACGTGAGGCCCAGAGCCCTGAAGAGGCAGACCCGATGCCTGTGCCCCTgctgctgccccctcccagcaccccagcccctgctgccCCCACTGCCACTGTTCGACCAATGCCACAGGCGGCCCCGGACCCCAAGGCCAACTTCTCCACCAACAACAGCAACCCAGGGGCCCGGCCACCAGCCCTGAGGGCCACTGCTCGTCTGCCACAGAGGGTCTGCCCCGGGGAAGGGCCAGAGGCTGGATGCCCAGCAGACAAGATCCAGATGGTGAGTAGTGGGCCTGGCTGCAGGGTGAGGAGGGTCAGGGGCCCAAGGGACCCAGCAGAAGGGGCCTGAGTCGTGTTGACGGTGGGTGGGTGTGCCCAGCTACAGGCCATGGTGCATGGGGTGACCACAGAGGAGTGCCAGGCGGCCTTGCAGAGCCACAGCTGGAGCGTGCAGAGGGCTGCCCAGTATCTGAAGGTACCATACCTCCTGCCTGCTCTGGCTTTCAGGGACCCTGAAGACTGGGTCTGCAGCTCTCCTCCCACTCACCCCCTCCCGACCCCGCTCCCTGGCTCTCCTCGGCCCTGCCCTTGTCTGGCGCCCCGCAGCCCCAGCGTGTCCCATGGCACCACCTTCTGCTCTTCAGGTGGAGCAGCTATTTGGGTTGGGTCTGCGGCCCCGAGGCGAGTGCCACAAAGTGCTGGAGATGTTCGACTGGAACCTGGAGCAGGCGGGCTGTCACCTGCTGGGCTCCTGCGGCTCCGCCCACCACAAGTGAGCAGCCCCACCCTCCACAAGTGAGCCTGCACCTGCCACCTCCTGTCCCTGAGGGTGTCAAGGCCAGAGACTCAGGGGTCCCcagccaggaggagggaggggcctgaTCCCAGGATGGGCAGTTCTTTGCAGAAACAGTAATGGTAAAAGGAACTGGAGCCTCTCTTGGGTGCAGGGGCTTGCTTCCTGAGAGCGGCTCCAGTGAGCAGCAGTATAGGTAGGACTCACTGATTTAAACAGAAATGGCTTCCGTCTTCATTTcctatttcactttaaaataacagGGTTCTAATGCCTTTTGAAAtgtctaatttaaaaaatcctattactttgctataaaaattcatatatttatatataacaaaatatataatgtaaataacatatggaatatagaatataaatacataaaaatgaatgttttatcaAGTCAGAAAGTGGTGAAATCCCCCCGGGAGGCACCAGCAGGGTGTGGGCTTTCAGAGTCCTCTGGCGGCAGACAGCCTGAGTTAGGACCAGCCTTCTGCTCCCACGTGGCATCAGCTAATGCTACTTTCCTGATCTCTCAgggtcctcatctgtaaaatgtgtgtaaATGATAGTGCCTACCTCACAGAAGTGGTTAGAGGAGTGAATGAGGGTGGCATCTGACACCACACTGCAAATGTTTGGCCCAAGGGAGACCATCACTGAAGTTAGCCATTATCTCATGGTTATTCTTATGAATCTGCATCAGTAACTACAGATTAGTTACTGCTAACATTGTgcataataatttataatgttattctcttattttcagtTTATCAAAGTAAAGAAGGCATTCTAGGATGATAAATTCTAAAATCATTGCCTAGAACCGCCAGTTTTCGATAGAATTTGGCTGGCACTGAGAGGCCCTCTCACACCCAAGATTGTTGCACTATCCCCCTGTTGATGGAGGGCTTTCTGGTTGTTTCCCTCCTTTAGGCGCTGAGATATCTGGAAAGCCAGAGGGTCTCTGCCCTGAAGAAATCACTTGAGCCTGTCCATCTCACAAGGGCAGGGAGATGCCCTGCCTAGGTCTGAAGGACCTGCTGTACCTGCTGCTCCCAGTGGCAGAGTGAGGCTAAGGCAGCAGGAGGCTGGGAACCCTGCCTTGCCTGTCCCTTCCTCACCTGGCGCTGTCCCTACAACCTCAGAGCCCTCAGTGCCCCCCTGCTGAGGTACAAGAAGGAGCCTCTAGAAGGCAGGCCTGGGGGCAGCCTCAGCAGACCCTGCAGCTGACCTGCCTCTGGCTTCAGTCCCTGGTGGGGCCTGTGGCTGGAGTATGTCACCAAGCCCTGCTGGCGAGGACGCCAGGCTTGATCCGGGGCAAGAAGGATGTGTTGGCCACACAGAAAAGTGGGCCAGTaccaggcccagggctgggccttTTCCAGGGAGCCCCTGGCAGGCAGAGGGGTTGTCAGACAGAATGTGACTTGTGGCCTAACTATGGACATGGTATGGGATTGGTATGGCTGGTTTTAGGATCTTGTGCCTGGAGATAGCCTGAGGTGGCTCAGGTAACAGAGAAAGGGTGCCAGATCATTCTCTGGCAGGGACCAGGGCCCAAGGCCCCAGGGTTGGAAGGAGACCAAGGGGGCAGCTGCCCCAGAGGGACACCAGTGCTTCCTCTTGACCCAGCTTTTCCCCTGTGCTGTTACATGTTTTCCCACCAGTCTTTGTCGCCAAAGTTGCTGCCCCAGCCATGAATATCTGCTTCTCCCAGAGAAATAAAGttagtttctattttatgttACTTACTTGTGTCtgcctgtttctttccttcttgtccaGTCACCTGAGGCTCCTGGGCTCCCCAGCCCACTGCCATTTGTCCTGGACAGCAGGCTCTGTAGCACCACCTGTATAGACAGAGGGAGGGATTGCATGCCTAGTTTACCGTAAGGGGCTGGCAGAGGGCCTGATGGAGTCATGGACTCAGAATCCCCAGGTTTTCGCTCTGGAGTTTCCCTGAGGCAGGATATACTGCATGACAGAGTACACTAGCACAATTAACTGGAGTTAAGCCATAACATGAAAGGCCTGAATATgtataagtattttctttttctaataattcatgtgattcaaaattcaaaaagtacCAAAAACTATACAGTGACATTTCCCATTCCAGCTGCTAGCTCCCCTCTCCAGAGGCTGTTTCTCATCAGTTTCTcgtatgtttcttattttttttcatctacagTATTCTGTTTAtagtaattaatttatttatttttgctttatagggccgcacccacagcttatggagggtcgcaggcgaggggtcaaatcggagctacaactgccggctgcaccacagccacagaaacacaggatccaagccgcgtctgcgacgtacatcacagctcagggcaacgccagatccttaacccactgagcaaggccagggatcgaaccctcaacctcatcgttcctagtcggattcgttctactgttccacgacgggaactccacacctacAGTATTTTGAAGAGCTCTGTAGCCATACTGGAAGATCTTCCCCATTCTTGTTTAGGGTTGCATGGATATGGATGTACTATAACCTATTTAACCAGGCCtcttttgatggatatttggtGGTTTCCAGTCCTCTGCAGTTACAGCCATTTCAGCAATAAATGGCAGATGTGGGTTATACTTCATTTGGAAGGCAATCTGAAGGATGAGTTCCCAGAACTGGTGCTCCTGAGTCAGAGTGTGTAGTAATAAGGGATCCTGCCAACTTTCTCCCCATGGAGGAGGCTGTTCCCAGTATCACAGCCACCAGAGTATGTGAGAGCTTTCCACATGGTACCAGAACTTTCTGACTTTTGATAGTCTGACAGGTGGAAAATGGTGTGTCTGTAGTTTTTAATCTGCATCCctctaatgaatgaatgaacgtttttttaaaaatgttgtgctatttatatttcctttctatGAGATACCTATTGATAGCCCTGACCTActaaaaagttaaattaataaTCCATTTCTTACTGGTTTTTAGGAATTTACTGGATCAAGACATTTAGCCTTTTGTGCTTTGCCATATCATCTGAACTTTAGGAAAAGAGATAAATCATAAGAAAGGATGCTAACAGCTTGggtttattaaaaacaaagaccagaagttcccgtcgtggcacagtggttaacgaatccgactaggaaccatgaggttgcgggttcggtccctgcccttgctcagtgggttaaggatccggtgctgctgtgagctgtagtgaaggtcacagacatggctcggatcccacgttgctgtggctctggcataggccggcagctacagctccgatccgacccctcgcctgggaacctccatatgccgagggagcggcccaagaaatagcaaaagacaaaaaaaaaaacaaagaccattCAGGATGGGTCTGGGTTGCTCTCAGTATCTGGGGCTCAAAGCTGGCCTACATGGTGGTCCTGAGGCTTGGGAGGACTTTAGCCTTCAGATCCAAATGTGTTTTGTGTACACTGTTCATCAGGCAGGAATTAAATTCTATTTagctgcaatttttaaaaatcagtcaaaTGTGATATAGAATGGGCAAAGTATTAAGTTACCTTTGGGCATTGCTATTAGACCTGGATTCTATTCTTGGGAAAgtttcttaacctttctgagcctgtaAACTGGGGGAGAGTATTTATAGaatggttgtgaggattaagtgaggtcacataggtaaaacattttgctaagtgcATGGGCCATGATAAGCACCCAATAAATTATAATCATAATACGTTCTATTTCTTCATGTTCCTGCCTGTCCCTACCAATCAGTAGTTTACATTATACACAGAACAGTTCTGTGTGTACAACTGTCTTCTTTTCTGACCCACCCCCTTTGTGGAAACAATTTGTTCTTTTGCTACAAAGTCATTCCTATTTATAGATCATGGGCATTTTttaccccattaaaaaaaatgtcactgggggagttccctggtggcacagtgggttagggatctggcattgtccctgctgtggcttgggtttgattcctggtctgggaacttgagaatgctgcaggcatggccaaaaaaagtcattttttggtGGACGAAAGCAGAGCtaacacatttcaaaaatattttttgtaagtGGGATATGGAAGTATCTGGGGGTTTCTCAGGGGGTCAGGAGACCCAAGGTACTTTTCTTGTCAAACACACAGTTCCCTAAACCCTAGGGTTTCTTGCTGTTTTTCTCACTCCTCATCAGCCTGCCAGCTCTGCCAGCATCTCCTAGGTTTAGTGAAAAGATGGTAAGGGAAAATACTAAAAAGTCGACCCAGGTTTGTTTGCCAACATGGAGAATCAATAACTCAGTAAGAATTCATTGGGTACCTTCTTTGTGTCAAGCCCTGAAGAGGGGATACAAGTTGAACAATGTCTATGTCCCAGGGGATTATGATACTGCAGCAAGATGATGAGTGCTCTCAGATCATTATGTGCCAAGTGCCTTGGGATCAGAGGAGGTGGCTCCCCAGAGAAGGTGACACTGTGCTGACCTGATGGAGAAGAACAGGCATGTGCCGGGAAGGTGAGGCAGTATGAAAGCATGGCGGGTGTGGGGAACTGCACATGTAAAGGTGTGGAGACAAACTGGCCTGTCCTGGGTACTCAAGTTGGCAAGGCTAGCACCAGTCCTTCTGTTAAGCATCTGGAGTGGTTGCAGGGAGCTTTCGTGTGATCCTGGTGAGTGAGGCAGGCCTGGATCATGAAGCCGCTGGTGTGAAATGCTGAGTTACCTAATTTATAGACAAAGGGAGAtggcagagaagcagcagcagaggaATAATGTGGTTGGACCTGTGTTTTGAAGAGAGATGGCTGTGCTTAAAAGTGGCTTGCCTCTCCAGTGCAATTACAAGTGGAGGGAAGATCTAGCATATGTGCCTTACTGCACACTGGGAAAATAAAGGTGTTCTTAATCTGAAGCAAATTAACTTTTACAGAAATCTGAACTTTGGGAATAGAGGGACCACTAATTCCTGGAATCCTTGGGTAAAGCAGGGGTTCCTGAAAGCCAGTCCAGGGCCAGTGCTGGACTAGGGTCGAATTTTCACTGGCTTGTGGTGAAATGATAAGAACCAAGAAACTGGGTTTTTCTTAAAATTGCAAGGACTATCTTTATTCTGAGATCGTTTTGTCTTCCTACATTTTTGGTGTTGGAATGGCTATTCTTGGTGGTGACGGTAGAGGAAATGGTAGGTGGTAAATTTGTCTCCGTGCCCTTACATAGCAATGCTATGTCCGCACACCATCTCAAGAAATTATTGTGTAAACCATGATGCCTGAAATCTATCTTCATAACGCCTGGGCAAGAGTGCTTTTGTGTTGGGGAGCACCACCTATTGGCAATATGTGACATTACAGTCTCTTGGGCTAAATGTCATGATAAGGGGACAGAGGGATAAGATTGTATAGACATTGCCCAATAAATCAATTAGGTCCAAAAGGTCCTGGCCCAGGTTCTTGGGTGCTTAAAGGGCTCATTCCAGAAAAGCTTCAAGGGAAAGAACAGTTTACCCAACATCTGGAGCCAAACAGCGGCCACCTAGGATTAAATGCCAGGAAAAGGGACCAAGTGGGGGCTTTGAAGGAGCCTACCTGTAACCAAGGAAAGAAACTCTGGGCTACCTGGAAGGATGCTGGGGGCTCAAGGAAAACTCTGAGAAGGATGCAGGTGCCCTTTGGGAAGCCCCTACcctcactgtattttattttatttatttatttttattttattttttttgtcttttgttgttgttgttgctatttcttgggccgctcccgtggcatatggaggttcccaggctaggggttgaatcggagctgtagccaccggcctacgccagagccacagcaacgcaggatccgagccacgtctgcaacctacaccacagctcacggcaacgccggatcgttaacccactgagcaagggcagggaccgaacccgcaacctcatggttcctagtcggattcgttaaccactgcgccacgacgggaactcccctcactgtattttttaatgttgtttttatGATTGTCATATGTGTGCATTGTTGAACTAAGACTTCAGAAAAgcatgagaaaattaaaattacccgGAAAGCCACTCgaaattttgatgtattttcttccagtttttttttcctgtgcatatatattgtctttattgtggttttataaaaataaggtAATTTGGCTTGTACTGTTATATACCTGCCTTTTTTACTTAACGTTTGATACCATAAGCCGTCCTCTTTTTCAGCCaacctcgtggcatatggaagtttctgggccagggatcaaatctgagccacagatgtagcaacactggatccttaacccactgtgccaggccagggatcaaaccggcacccTCAGAGAGACAAGCTGGATAATTAGcgtgctgtgccacaatgggaactcccacaaacagttttctgtatctttaaattcattttctcaaagGATACTTAAACACTGCGTTTTTTCATTctatcaaaattaaatataaaaattctctaTTAACACAttattttgttaacatttttgttttgtgacaAATTATAGATATTGCTAAATGGCTTTTCAGAAAGATTTGTctcccttatttaaaaaaaacctatttttttttgttttttgtttttgttttttgtcttttctagggccgcttctgtggcatatggaggttcccaggctaggggtcaaatcggagctgcagccgccagcctatgccagagccacagcaacatgggatccgagccacgtctgcaacctacaccacagctcacggcaacgccggatcgttaacccactgagcgaggccagggatggaacccacaacctcatggttcccagttggattgttaaccacagagccacaacaggaactccaaaacctatgtTTTTAAAGAGAGGGCTTATATTTTGGagctttgtttaaaaatacttctgaatGAAGTGACCTGTTGAGAATAGTCCAGATGGTTGAAAGAGATAGGCCATGAGTTGATAATTGTTGGAGCTGGGGATGGAATATGAGGGCTCATTCTACTTAAGAGGGTGAATGAACTGTTCCAGgataaaaagctaaacaaaaatatatgcactCTTCAGGTAGGGACATTTTCACTGTCCCAACTATCTTCTCTGAAGCTGTCTCTTTGGAGTTTTCTCCCTTGGTTCTTGCTGCCACTACCAGGATGGCTCCCAGAATGCATGGTTTCCTCCTCTATGGCTCTGGCACCAGGTAGAGAGAATTGCTGCTGCCCTTTGTGAGGGAGAGACAAGGTGGAGCTTTACAAACCACTAGACCAAATTCTGAGGGAAACATCTCTAGTCCCATCATCACTAGCCTCACCACAGGCTGCATCTTGTGTGTTCACCCTTTATCCTAAGGTATCATTATCCTTGCTACTTAAAGGGTGGCATGAGGTAGGAAGAGCAGTGTTAGCACCATCTGGGAACCTGCTAGAAATGTAGAAGCCAGGCCCTACCCTGGACCTCCTGAACTGGAATCTCCATTCACCAGCATTCCCAGGGGAGCCTATCACATGATCAAGAGTGTAAAGCCTGGAAGTAAGGCAGCTCCACTCTAATCCCAAAGAGCTGGTGGGCCCTGGGTGGCCATGCCTGGGTCCAAGGACCCCTGATCCTCTCCCAGAAGGGGATGTCCTCCCTATGCATCCTTCCTGATGAACCATCGCCACTGTAACATCCCCCTCTTGAATAAACAATTAatcatttaaacatatatatcaacaaagtcctactatacagcacagagaactatattcaatgtcctatgataaatcataatggaaaaggacattttaaaaagagtatgtgtgtgtatacacataaatataatgGGATCACTTtggtgtatagcagaaattaatacacactgtaaatcaactatacttcaatacaaataAACACAGGGAGCAGGGTcaggatggtggaggagtaggacgTGGAACTCACCTtctccacaaacacatcaaaaataaccatctacatgtggaacaattttCACTGAACATCTACTGAACTGGCCTAAGACCTCAGACtgccaaaagggcaagaaaccctccaaataactgggtagaacaagaggggggaaaagagagagaaaagagaaaaaaaaggaatcaggacaggaccagaaCTCCTAAGAGGGAGCTGTTAAAAGAAATCTGGggcctgggaagccacctaactgatagGGAGATCAGCTGGGACAGAGGGGGAGGCTCAACGCCTCAGAGAAAAGAGCAGCAGCGGGTCTGAAGAGGGCAAGGCAGAGAGCGAATGGCAGAGACCACCTGTACCACCACCTAGCACACTACAGCCTGAGACATTCGGGAAGGGGCTGGGCACCGACACTAGGGCTATCGGGGAGAGGACTAGAGTtagctgtgtggaaacagcctgagtgGGGTAGGGAGTGGTGTGACACAGTGTGAGGAAGCCTGGGACCAtgagagaagcaaggcaccacttTTTGGGAGGATAAGAGGCAGAGGGGCAGGACCAGCATGGGAATTTTCTCTACACACAAATgggctctcaggcagcagggTGCCTCTTATGTGGACTATAGGAGTAggtgcaaaccactgcagtcatctCAAACTCCAGAGGTGGCTAAGGCCTGCCACCACTAAGGGTCCCaagaacaggcaccacctgtagccccagtcacctcaggggtcactGCCATGGAGGACTCTGCAACCGAACACCAACTGTTGTTCTCACCTCCCTGTGAATGCACACATCCTGCTGTGGCCACACCAAGGGCTCTGGGTGTGGGCCCTACTTCCCTCAGAGTCACTGCCACCACAGAGGGCTCTGCAACCAGGAACAGCCTGCATCTCCCACCTCCCCATGGATCCCCACCACTGCCAAGGACGTGGTAATCAGGTACCACATGCAGGGCGTCCCTCTGCACCCACCTCAGCACAGGCAGGCCATGCATCTGCACACCCCCTATTAAGGGGATAACAATCGGCACACActgagacagcaagcatccaaaccaaaagcagctctCACGGCAaaaaaatagtaagccctcacaagctacccagAAGCACTCCgtatataaatagccctccaagactacagtagataattgttttccctaaattcacagagtaagaaaaatataagcaaaatgaagaagcataggaaccactcccagttaaaagaacaggattcccctgaaggagcaaacaaggaaacagacctcGGCAGTCTAACAGGtatcaagttcaaaaaggaggtaatgaaaatactgaaggaaataagaacagatatcaacagtaatgcagattactttaaaaagaaatcagagggagttcccattgtggtgcagtagaactgaatccaactagtatgcatgagcatgcaggttcaatccctggcctcactcagtgggttatggacccagcattgctgtgagctgtggtgtaggtcacagatgtggttcggatcctgcattgctgtggctgtggtgtagcccagcagctgtagcttcaatatgacccctagcctgggaactcctatatgctgcgggtgcagccctaaaatgcaaaaaaaaaggggaggggactAGAAACTAtagggaggagccaagaaaaattaggaatttcatttgcagagatgaagtCTGACTTAAAgacattgaagagcagaatgaataatgtggaATCACAAATAAGAgacttagaagatagaataatgaaaatcacccaatcaggacagcagacagaaaacaaaataaaaaaaatgaaagcaatataagagacctatgggataatataaaggggGCCAaactacacataataggaattccaggagaagatggaaaagaagggggattgaaaatatatttgaagaaattgtgtctgaaacctttccaaatctaaagaaggaaacatatcaagatacaggaagaagagagggccccaaacaagctgaaaccaagacatattgtaataaaaacggcaaaagttcAAGATAAGaggaggattctaaaggcagcaagagaaaaacaaagacttaattataagggaacccccaaaaggctatcagttgatttatctgcagaaatgctacaggccagaagatggtggcaagatgtattcaaagttctaaaagggaaaaatttgcagcctagactACTCTACTcaacaagattatcatttaaaatagaaagaaaaataaagaattt is a genomic window of Sus scrofa isolate TJ Tabasco breed Duroc chromosome 13, Sscrofa11.1, whole genome shotgun sequence containing:
- the TNK2 gene encoding activated CDC42 kinase 1 isoform X21, whose product is MQPEEGTGWLLELLSEVQLQQYFLRLRDDLNVTRLSHFEYVKNEDLEKIGMGRPGQRRLWEAVKRRKAACKRRSWMSKVFSGKRLEAEFPPHHSQSTFRKTSPTPGGPAGEGSLQSLTCLIGEKDLHLFEKLGDGSFGVVRRGEWDAPSGKTVSVAVKCLKPDVLSQPEAMDDFIREVNAMHSLDHRNLIRLYGVVLTPPMKMVTELAPLGSLLDRLRKHQGHFLLGTLSRYAVQVAEGMGYLESKRFIHRDLAARNLLLATRDLVKIGDFGLMRALPQNDDHYVMQEHRKVPFAWCAPESLKTRTFSHASDTWMFGVTLWEMFTYGQEPWIGLNGSQILHKIDKEGERLPRPEDCPQDVYNVMVQCWAHKPEDRPTFVALRDFLLEAQPTDMRALQDFEEPDKLHIQMNDVITVIEGRAENYWWRGQNTRTLCVGPFPRNVVTSVAGLSAQDISQPLQNSFIHTGHGDSDPRHCWGFPDKIDELYLGNPMDPPDLLSVELSASRPPQHLGRVKREPPPRPPQPAIFTQKPTYDPVSEDQDPLSSDLKRLSLRKPGLPRGLWLAKPSARVPGTKAGRGSGEITLIDFSEEPVAPAPRPCAPSLAQLAMDACSLLDKTPPQSPTRALPRPLHPTPVVDWDARPLPPPPAYDDVAQDEDDFEVCSINSTLVGAEVSAGSSQGETNYAFVPEPAQLLPPLEDNLFLPPQGGGKPPNSAQTAEIFQALQQECMRQLQVPASSLVPLPSPGADDKPQVPPRVPIPPRPTRPRGELSPAPSSEEEMGRWPGPASPPRVPPREPLSPQGSRTPSPLVPPGSSPLPPRLSSSPGKTMPTTQSFASDPKYATPQVIQAPGPRAGPCILPIVRDGKKVSSTHYYLLPERPPYLERYQRFLREAQSPEEADPMPVPLLLPPPSTPAPAAPTATVRPMPQAAPDPKANFSTNNSNPGARPPALRATARLPQRVCPGEGPEAGCPADKIQMLQAMVHGVTTEECQAALQSHSWSVQRAAQYLKVEQLFGLGLRPRGECHKVLEMFDWNLEQAGCHLLGSCGSAHHKR
- the TNK2 gene encoding activated CDC42 kinase 1 isoform X4; protein product: MGALKPQDLIRGQRPRGAVALRLGSSSMQPEEGTGWLLELLSEVQLQQYFLRLRDDLNVTRLSHFEYVKNEDLEKIGMGRPGQRRLWEAVKRRKAACKRRSWMSKVFSGKRLEAEFPPHHSQSTFRKTSPTPGGPAGEGSLQSLTCLIGEKDLHLFEKLGDGSFGVVRRGEWDAPSGKTVSVAVKCLKPDVLSQPEAMDDFIREVNAMHSLDHRNLIRLYGVVLTPPMKMVTELAPLGSLLDRLRKHQGHFLLGTLSRYAVQVAEGMGYLESKRFIHRDLAARNLLLATRDLVKIGDFGLMRALPQNDDHYVMQEHRKVPFAWCAPESLKTRTFSHASDTWMFGVTLWEMFTYGQEPWIGLNGSQILHKIDKEGERLPRPEDCPQDVYNVMVQCWAHKPEDRPTFVALRDFLLEAQPTDMRALQDFEEPDKLHIQMNDVITVIEGRAENYWWRGQNTRTLCVGPFPRNVVTSVAGLSAQDISQPLQNSFIHTGHGDSDPRHCWGFPDKIDELYLGNPMDPPDLLSVELSASRPPQHLGRVKREPPPRPPQPAIFTQKPTYDPVSEDQDPLSSDLKRLSLRKPGLPRGLWLAKPSARVPGTKAGRGSGEITLIDFSEEPVAPAPRPCAPSLAQLAMDACSLLDKTPPQSPTRALPRPLHPTPVVDWDARPLPPPPAYDDVAQDEDDFEVCSINSTLVGAEVSAGSSQGETNYAFVPEPAQLLPPLEDNLFLPPQGGGKPPNSAQTAEIFQALQQECMRQLQVPASSLVPLPSPGADDKPQVPPRVPIPPRPTRPRGELSPAPSSEEEMGRWPGPASPPRVPPREPLSPQGSRTPSPLVPPGSSPLPPRLSSSPGKTMPTTQSFASDPKYATPQVIQAPGPRAGPCILPIVRDGKKVSSTHYYLLPERPPYLERYQRFLREAQSPEEADPMPVPLLLPPPSTPAPAAPTATVRPMPQAAPDPKANFSTNNSNPGARPPALRATARLPQRVCPGEGPEAGCPADKIQMLQAMVHGVTTEECQAALQSHSWSVQRAAQYLKVEQLFGLGLRPRGECHKVLEMFDWNLEQAGCHLLGSCGSAHHKR